Proteins from one Thermococcus sp. M36 genomic window:
- a CDS encoding sugar phosphate nucleotidyltransferase gives MKVLIMAGGYATRLWPITKDNPKALLPVGDRVILDYILEKVGELGMEAYISTNRFFEAHFRPYAEKYGVGLIVEDTLHEEEKLGTVGALKRAVDELGLDDYLVIAGDNLFSFSLRDFLDSYDGRTLIAVYDIGDLELAKRYGVVVLEGDRVIAFQEKPAQPRSTLVSTGVYVFPKGVMAMIDEYLRNGHRDAPGYFLQWLLEAGVEVRAYRFSEYWYDIGSADSYLEALKTLLRESHVEEIQISPYAKIIPPVVIKRGAKILGRSMIGPYAYIGEDCVIENSDISDSIIFRKTVIRNSTIWRSIIDEKCEIRNLELRKSLVGGHAKIQRGE, from the coding sequence ATGAAGGTTCTGATAATGGCCGGCGGCTACGCGACTCGGCTGTGGCCCATAACCAAGGACAACCCCAAGGCTCTGCTCCCCGTCGGGGACAGGGTGATACTGGACTACATCCTTGAAAAGGTCGGGGAGCTGGGTATGGAGGCGTACATCTCCACAAACCGCTTCTTTGAGGCCCACTTCAGGCCCTACGCGGAGAAGTACGGGGTGGGACTTATCGTTGAAGACACCCTGCACGAGGAGGAGAAGCTCGGCACCGTGGGGGCGCTTAAGCGGGCCGTTGACGAGCTCGGCCTCGACGACTACCTCGTGATAGCCGGCGATAACCTGTTCTCTTTCTCTCTCAGGGACTTTCTGGACTCCTACGACGGGAGGACGCTCATAGCGGTCTACGACATCGGCGACCTTGAGCTGGCAAAGCGCTACGGTGTGGTCGTCCTTGAGGGGGACAGGGTGATAGCCTTCCAGGAGAAGCCCGCCCAGCCGAGGTCGACCCTGGTGAGCACTGGAGTCTACGTCTTTCCTAAGGGTGTCATGGCGATGATAGACGAGTACCTCAGGAACGGCCACAGGGATGCCCCTGGCTACTTCCTCCAGTGGCTTCTGGAGGCGGGGGTTGAGGTCCGGGCGTACAGGTTTTCGGAGTACTGGTACGATATAGGCTCGGCTGACAGCTACCTTGAGGCCCTCAAGACACTCCTCAGAGAGAGCCACGTGGAAGAGATCCAGATAAGCCCCTACGCCAAGATCATACCTCCCGTCGTCATAAAGAGGGGGGCGAAGATACTCGGCAGATCAATGATAGGCCCGTACGCCTACATAGGCGAGGACTGCGTGATAGAGAACTCCGACATAAGCGACTCGATAATCTTCAGAAAGACCGTAATCAGGAACTCCACGATATGGCGCTCGATAATAGACGAGAAGTGCGAGATAAGGAACCTTGAGCTGAGGAAGAGCCTTGTTGGCGGACACGCAAAGATACAGAGGGGGGAGTGA
- a CDS encoding DUF4350 domain-containing protein, with amino-acid sequence MNKAIKYMILILLMFALITMPLTLPLFKSSTQYSMFNTGWDGVSKFIKLAYSGGRNVVPVLAPFDAFNLDGADGALLIIGPNTTFTGPEIEEIRGFLRRGNTLVIADDFGTGNEILKGLGVPARLSSHPLRDFFYEKDDRLIVSVRVDDPLLSRNVTRILTNEPSAIIKTGEGYVYSSRVAVIDGKRDMFPLVAEVEYGGGRIVLLADPDVLTNQLYDVNLPFLENLLEYIGADTLYIDEAHHPDFNLYTVGTVTVTRFLPRDVFIKIIITLAAVVLALELGASALVWRLVSMLLARFAPGKETPEELAKAVARKNGWDPKEVVEMLERMGG; translated from the coding sequence GTGAACAAAGCCATAAAGTACATGATACTGATACTGTTGATGTTCGCACTCATAACAATGCCCCTAACGCTCCCCCTCTTCAAGAGCTCCACACAGTACAGCATGTTCAACACAGGATGGGACGGAGTCTCGAAATTCATCAAGCTGGCCTACAGCGGGGGCAGGAACGTGGTTCCCGTCCTCGCGCCCTTTGACGCGTTCAACCTCGACGGCGCAGACGGGGCCCTCCTCATAATCGGGCCCAACACGACCTTCACAGGCCCGGAGATAGAGGAGATCAGGGGCTTCCTCAGGCGGGGAAACACCCTGGTAATAGCGGACGACTTCGGAACCGGGAACGAGATACTGAAGGGGCTGGGCGTCCCCGCGAGGCTGTCATCCCACCCCCTCAGGGACTTCTTCTACGAAAAGGACGACAGGCTCATAGTCTCCGTCAGGGTTGATGATCCTCTCCTCTCCAGAAATGTCACGAGGATACTCACGAACGAACCCTCTGCCATAATAAAGACCGGTGAGGGCTACGTCTACTCCAGCAGGGTTGCGGTGATAGACGGAAAGAGGGACATGTTCCCGCTGGTGGCCGAGGTCGAGTACGGTGGAGGCAGGATAGTACTCCTGGCCGATCCAGACGTTTTGACAAACCAGCTGTACGACGTGAACCTGCCCTTCCTGGAAAACCTCCTGGAATACATAGGGGCCGACACACTGTACATCGACGAGGCCCACCACCCGGACTTCAACCTGTACACTGTGGGCACCGTGACCGTGACCCGCTTCCTCCCGCGGGACGTGTTTATAAAGATCATAATAACCCTCGCCGCCGTGGTTCTCGCCCTTGAGCTCGGGGCGTCGGCACTCGTATGGAGGCTCGTTTCAATGCTCCTGGCGAGGTTCGCCCCGGGAAAGGAGACACCGGAAGAACTCGCCAAGGCCGTCGCACGGAAAAACGGGTGGGATCCGAAGGAAGTTGTAGAGATGCTCGAAAGGATGGGTGGTTGA
- a CDS encoding ferritin family protein, which yields MNLRELLEKLIWQENELYNLHKLGETFATFERPELAETFRIIAEEELRHRKTVEGMLSRDSLEKTAVIDYLDSLSLEPMLKDERAEPKTLEDLVLEALIREKHAYELYTKLAEILDGSLSHIFRMMAGEELKHAYRLKLVYESL from the coding sequence ATGAACCTTCGAGAGCTCCTGGAGAAGCTAATCTGGCAGGAGAACGAGCTCTACAACCTCCACAAGCTAGGCGAAACCTTCGCCACATTTGAGAGGCCAGAACTGGCCGAGACATTCAGAATAATAGCGGAAGAAGAGCTCAGACACAGGAAGACTGTTGAGGGCATGCTCTCCAGAGACAGCCTAGAGAAAACGGCGGTCATAGACTACCTCGACTCACTCTCCCTCGAGCCCATGCTGAAGGACGAAAGGGCCGAACCCAAAACCCTCGAAGACCTCGTTCTGGAAGCCCTGATAAGGGAAAAACACGCCTACGAACTGTACACGAAGCTTGCCGAAATTCTGGACGGCTCTCTGTCTCACATTTTCAGAATGATGGCCGGGGAAGAGCTTAAACACGCCTACAGGCTCAAACTGGTCTACGAAAGCCTTTGA
- a CDS encoding MoxR family ATPase: MILEKIRREVEKAIVGMNDVVELMTIALIANGHVLLEGVPGLAKTTLSKNFAQTLGLKFSRIQMTPDLLPADIIGHTFYDMRSGEFKIRKGPIFANVVLVDEINRASPKTQAALLEAMEERQVTIEGLPLKLPEPFIVLATRNPIELEGVYELPTAQVDRFMMKIDLTYLPEESEKTMLRRKNTGQFAEARQVVTGRELLVAMKEARNVHVSDAIIDYIYSIIKETRLDERVILGASPRAGEHMLYAAKVKAYIEGRNYVIPDDVKWLAIPVMAHRIVVKPEYEVEGINGKDIIRDVLDSVEVPTE, translated from the coding sequence ATGATTCTGGAGAAGATCCGGAGGGAAGTTGAGAAGGCAATAGTGGGAATGAACGACGTCGTGGAGCTCATGACCATAGCCCTTATCGCCAACGGACACGTGCTCCTTGAGGGCGTCCCGGGACTGGCGAAGACAACACTCAGCAAGAACTTCGCCCAGACCCTGGGCCTGAAGTTTTCGAGGATACAGATGACCCCGGACCTGCTCCCAGCGGACATAATCGGCCACACCTTCTACGACATGCGCAGCGGGGAGTTCAAAATCCGCAAAGGGCCCATATTCGCCAACGTCGTCCTGGTCGATGAGATCAACAGGGCATCACCCAAAACCCAGGCCGCACTCCTTGAAGCAATGGAAGAGAGGCAGGTGACCATAGAAGGCCTCCCACTCAAACTGCCCGAACCCTTCATAGTGCTGGCAACTAGGAACCCCATCGAGCTCGAAGGCGTCTACGAACTGCCCACGGCACAGGTGGACAGGTTCATGATGAAGATAGACCTCACTTACCTGCCGGAAGAGAGCGAAAAAACAATGCTCCGGAGAAAGAACACCGGCCAGTTCGCCGAGGCAAGACAGGTTGTCACGGGCAGGGAGCTACTCGTGGCGATGAAAGAGGCCAGAAACGTCCACGTGAGCGACGCGATAATAGACTACATCTACTCAATAATAAAGGAGACCAGACTCGATGAAAGGGTCATCCTGGGCGCCTCCCCAAGAGCTGGAGAACACATGCTGTACGCGGCGAAGGTAAAGGCCTACATCGAAGGCAGGAACTACGTCATACCCGACGACGTCAAATGGCTCGCCATCCCCGTCATGGCCCATAGGATAGTCGTCAAACCGGAGTACGAAGTTGAGGGAATAAACGGAAAGGACATAATACGGGACGTTCTCGATAGTGTAGAGGTGCCAACAGAATGA
- a CDS encoding DUF4129 domain-containing protein yields the protein MAMKRVPLLITLLLIISLFPPASPRAVENPVQRDVFLHEYFSRVIVSFEDSLRYTLLNESTGLDIANQTLGELELLHEETLFYRARGVNSTVMKVLPPFYEFARELVLLDTLVYDFLSHPSPATAAGINRAADTMEALLDSIDSIRLADGTRNLTFKTGKLRGYLKEVRSLISQVPPTGEFTIGVSSDRPILYQTVTIFGSCPGNGTVTVVIAGENFTAIKLVSPEHGMFSTTYRFERMGDFRIYAVQNGSRSNTVSVTVVKIPTLFVTEPVYSGLINSELNVTGKLVDYYGSALSGKEVTVGNRTAITGPSGDFSVAFFSRKEATFNVSLVFRGDRTHAGTSKVVMVSFLRYPVRITLSGPGEVGVHQDARFHGSIDPPLDTPLTVYVNGTPYLDVLPANGSFSFTITPNSTGELAVYVKFPGNEVYRPAVSNTVVLKVTPLGASVLRYWAVVFILLVVAAGMVKRRRLEGQTPSGRAPEEPSIGPGKPEAATEFHLPEDVGDAYRLLREALSRTLGIGMNLTPREALKELEGWEMYDLLREVTLLHEKSVYGGVPLSRAEAARFMEGVRAILRGVGT from the coding sequence ATGGCCATGAAACGGGTGCCCCTTTTAATAACTCTCCTCCTAATCATCTCTCTCTTCCCTCCCGCCTCCCCGAGGGCGGTTGAAAACCCCGTCCAGAGGGACGTCTTCCTCCACGAGTACTTCTCCCGGGTGATAGTAAGTTTTGAGGACTCCCTGAGGTACACCCTTCTGAACGAGAGCACGGGGCTGGACATAGCGAACCAGACCCTCGGCGAACTGGAGCTCCTCCACGAGGAAACGCTGTTCTACAGGGCCAGGGGCGTCAACTCCACCGTGATGAAAGTCCTGCCCCCCTTCTACGAGTTCGCCCGGGAGCTGGTACTCCTCGACACACTCGTCTACGATTTTCTGTCCCACCCCTCCCCAGCCACTGCGGCCGGGATAAACCGGGCCGCTGATACCATGGAAGCACTGCTCGACTCTATAGACTCGATACGGCTCGCGGACGGGACAAGGAACCTGACGTTCAAAACCGGGAAGCTCAGGGGATACCTGAAGGAGGTGAGATCACTCATATCCCAGGTGCCCCCCACGGGGGAGTTCACAATCGGGGTCTCCAGCGACAGGCCCATACTGTACCAGACCGTCACGATATTCGGCTCGTGTCCTGGGAACGGCACCGTCACCGTCGTCATAGCCGGCGAGAACTTCACGGCGATCAAACTCGTCAGCCCGGAGCACGGCATGTTCTCAACAACGTACCGCTTTGAAAGAATGGGGGACTTCAGGATATACGCGGTTCAGAACGGCAGCAGGTCAAACACCGTCAGCGTCACCGTCGTGAAGATACCCACCCTGTTCGTCACCGAACCAGTCTATTCTGGCCTCATAAACAGCGAACTGAACGTCACTGGAAAGCTCGTTGACTACTACGGGAGCGCCCTCAGCGGAAAGGAGGTCACAGTCGGGAACAGAACCGCCATCACCGGGCCGTCGGGGGACTTCTCCGTGGCCTTCTTCTCAAGGAAGGAGGCCACCTTCAACGTCTCCCTCGTCTTCCGTGGGGACAGAACCCACGCGGGAACCTCAAAGGTGGTAATGGTATCCTTCCTCAGGTACCCCGTCAGGATAACGCTCTCAGGGCCCGGAGAAGTGGGCGTCCACCAGGATGCCCGGTTCCATGGCTCCATAGACCCTCCCCTGGACACTCCCCTGACGGTGTACGTCAACGGCACGCCCTACCTGGACGTCCTCCCCGCCAACGGCTCGTTCTCCTTCACGATCACCCCCAACTCGACCGGAGAGCTCGCAGTCTACGTGAAGTTCCCGGGCAATGAGGTTTACCGGCCCGCGGTCTCAAACACCGTGGTTCTGAAAGTGACGCCCCTGGGAGCCTCCGTCCTCAGGTACTGGGCCGTGGTCTTCATACTCCTGGTGGTTGCGGCGGGAATGGTCAAGCGCAGAAGGCTCGAAGGGCAAACCCCCTCCGGAAGGGCACCTGAAGAGCCCAGCATCGGGCCCGGGAAGCCTGAAGCGGCCACAGAGTTCCACCTGCCGGAGGACGTTGGCGACGCCTACAGGCTCCTGAGGGAGGCCCTGAGCAGGACGCTGGGCATCGGGATGAACCTAACACCCAGGGAAGCCCTGAAGGAGCTGGAAGGGTGGGAGATGTACGACCTGCTCAGAGAGGTCACCCTCCTCCACGAGAAGTCCGTGTACGGCGGGGTGCCCCTGAGCCGGGCCGAGGCTGCGAGGTTCATGGAGGGGGTCAGGGCAATCCTCCGGGGGGTTGGGACGTGA
- a CDS encoding DUF58 domain-containing protein, giving the protein MKRADILLSLSAVIGAASYISGNPAAALIASAVLVHYSLSRLTFKPKVEIERTVPERAVEREPVKAVIKIRNLSSTPGIISIKESSKNAFARAIKTRLGPREEKTLEQTIVPLAKGRIALKAEAVFEDDLGLFRATQSVRERRELTVFPSPRRIREALVEKRQIEALAEAEKALGIGMETMEFEELREFLPGDDITRVDWKATSRLQSLIVRVFRRETLGDVYILVNVDRKFRRELKTGKIDYLVVIITQLMFYFKRFGHGIEIIAYNDHSVVDSISGSQDPLLALHRLGLKGEKGIPPLKPSATQAHSPMEKILLKLKGGTPASGLFKASLKVPPGSYVIIVDDIGLHPGEIAKSGKILNRKGAKTAVIYPNPILFADRESLDEKKIEAFYRAYAERKKTMKKLQGPVKIIEVGPKDLLPKVVRKL; this is encoded by the coding sequence ATGAAAAGGGCCGATATCCTGCTGTCCCTGTCGGCCGTCATCGGCGCCGCATCGTACATATCGGGAAACCCCGCAGCGGCCCTAATAGCCTCGGCAGTGCTCGTCCACTACTCCCTGTCAAGACTGACCTTCAAACCAAAGGTGGAGATAGAGAGAACCGTCCCGGAGAGGGCGGTGGAGAGAGAGCCAGTAAAAGCGGTGATAAAAATAAGGAACCTCTCCAGCACCCCCGGCATCATCTCGATAAAGGAATCATCAAAAAACGCCTTCGCCAGGGCCATCAAAACCCGCCTAGGCCCACGGGAAGAAAAAACCCTCGAACAGACCATCGTCCCCCTGGCCAAAGGGAGGATAGCACTCAAAGCGGAAGCCGTCTTCGAGGACGACCTGGGGCTCTTCAGGGCCACCCAGAGCGTCCGGGAAAGGAGGGAACTCACCGTTTTCCCGTCACCCAGGAGAATAAGAGAAGCCCTCGTGGAGAAGCGGCAGATCGAAGCGCTGGCAGAGGCAGAAAAGGCCCTGGGAATAGGAATGGAAACAATGGAGTTCGAGGAGCTCAGGGAGTTCCTCCCCGGCGACGATATAACCAGGGTGGACTGGAAAGCAACGTCCAGGCTCCAGTCCCTTATAGTCAGGGTCTTCCGGAGAGAAACACTCGGTGACGTATACATACTGGTCAACGTGGACAGGAAGTTCCGCAGGGAACTGAAAACCGGGAAGATAGACTACCTCGTCGTCATAATAACCCAGCTCATGTTCTACTTCAAGAGGTTCGGCCACGGCATAGAGATAATAGCCTACAACGACCACAGCGTAGTTGACTCCATCAGCGGCTCCCAGGATCCCCTGCTGGCACTCCACAGGCTGGGCCTTAAAGGCGAGAAAGGAATTCCCCCCCTGAAGCCATCAGCAACACAAGCACACTCGCCCATGGAGAAGATCCTCCTAAAGCTGAAAGGAGGCACCCCAGCATCAGGCCTCTTCAAAGCATCCCTCAAAGTTCCCCCGGGGTCATACGTCATAATAGTCGACGACATAGGCCTCCACCCCGGGGAGATAGCAAAATCAGGAAAGATCCTCAACAGAAAAGGGGCAAAAACAGCGGTCATATACCCCAACCCTATACTGTTCGCAGACAGGGAAAGCCTCGACGAGAAAAAAATAGAGGCATTCTACAGGGCCTACGCGGAAAGGAAAAAAACCATGAAAAAACTCCAAGGGCCCGTCAAAATAATAGAAGTCGGCCCGAAAGACCTCCTCCCGAAGGTGGTGAGAAAGCTATGA
- a CDS encoding M1 family metallopeptidase gives MKHGVVVAVGILAALLVLAGSARSIFTDIAHSENNEISSGKFDIAISKDNSRFYNDLKLFEFSNLKPGDSREVVLYVKNRGDVPVSKLTMTLHVNDYEDGPLSPSEAAVDSTPDRGELSGNLIITSITVEAGGKTTSVENITGKSLAELNGNLITLALDEKIAPGNTAKITLKIAFSENAGNECQTDRTSVDIELTAEQ, from the coding sequence ATGAAACACGGAGTAGTTGTAGCAGTTGGCATTCTCGCTGCCCTGCTGGTACTTGCAGGTTCAGCACGCTCCATATTTACAGACATCGCCCACTCAGAGAACAACGAGATAAGCTCCGGGAAGTTCGATATAGCCATCAGCAAAGACAACTCACGCTTCTACAACGACCTCAAACTCTTCGAGTTCTCAAACCTGAAGCCAGGCGACAGCAGAGAGGTAGTGCTCTACGTTAAAAACCGCGGCGACGTTCCCGTATCAAAGCTCACCATGACGCTCCACGTCAATGACTACGAAGACGGCCCCCTCTCACCATCCGAAGCCGCCGTGGACAGCACACCCGACAGGGGAGAGCTCAGCGGCAACCTCATAATAACCTCAATTACAGTCGAAGCGGGAGGAAAAACCACCAGCGTGGAAAACATCACCGGCAAGAGCCTGGCCGAGCTGAACGGAAACCTAATCACTCTCGCCCTGGACGAAAAAATTGCCCCAGGAAACACCGCCAAAATAACCCTGAAAATAGCGTTCTCAGAAAACGCGGGCAACGAGTGCCAAACCGACAGAACCAGCGTTGACATTGAACTGACCGCGGAACAGTGA
- a CDS encoding HAD-IIA family hydrolase, protein MPKKIGIIFDMDGVIYRGSKPIEGAKELIKFLKERNIPFAFLTNNSTRDPAMYREKLLSMGIEVPEERIITSGLATRLYMARHFEPGKTFVIGGDGLHREMERLRWGVVGVDEARNGLWKEVKYVVVGLDPDLTYEKLKYATLAIRNGARFIGTNPDTTYPAEEGLYPGAGSIIAALKASTGVEPIIIGKPNEPAYEVAREKLDGVDEIWMVGDRLDTDIAFAKHFGMKAVMVLTGVSSLEDVEKSDVRPDLILPSVKELVEYVRVKLEEGS, encoded by the coding sequence ATGCCCAAAAAAATAGGCATCATATTCGACATGGACGGCGTTATCTACCGCGGGAGCAAACCAATTGAAGGGGCAAAAGAGCTGATAAAATTCCTGAAGGAGAGAAACATCCCCTTCGCCTTCCTGACCAACAACTCAACCAGAGACCCCGCCATGTACCGCGAGAAGCTTCTCTCAATGGGTATTGAGGTACCAGAAGAGAGGATAATCACCTCCGGCCTCGCCACGAGACTATACATGGCCAGACACTTCGAGCCAGGGAAAACCTTCGTCATCGGAGGTGATGGGCTCCACAGAGAGATGGAGCGCCTCCGCTGGGGAGTCGTTGGCGTTGATGAAGCCAGAAACGGCCTGTGGAAAGAAGTCAAATACGTCGTCGTCGGCCTCGATCCCGACCTGACCTACGAGAAGCTCAAGTACGCCACGCTGGCCATAAGAAACGGGGCGCGCTTCATAGGCACCAACCCCGACACGACGTACCCTGCGGAGGAGGGCCTCTATCCCGGGGCAGGCTCAATAATAGCAGCGCTGAAGGCGTCAACCGGGGTTGAGCCCATCATCATAGGAAAGCCGAACGAACCGGCCTACGAAGTCGCCAGGGAGAAGCTCGACGGCGTGGACGAGATCTGGATGGTCGGCGACAGGCTGGACACGGATATAGCATTCGCCAAACACTTTGGCATGAAGGCCGTAATGGTTTTGACCGGGGTCAGCAGCCTCGAAGACGTTGAAAAGAGCGACGTGAGGCCAGATCTGATACTGCCAAGCGTTAAAGAGCTGGTCGAGTACGTCAGAGTTAAACTGGAGGAGGGGTCATGA
- a CDS encoding NAD-dependent epimerase/dehydratase family protein: MKALVTGGAGFIGSHLVDALMESGNEVRVLDDLSAGSLDNIKRWLNHERFEFIKGDMRDPGVVKRAVEGVDVVFHLAANPEVRIGSQSPELLYETNVLITYNLLNAVRDSSAEYLVFTSSSTVYGDAEVIPTPEDYAPLEPISVYGGAKLAAEALISGYAHTFGFKALIFRLANIIGERSNHGVIYDFINKLRRNPEELEILGDGTQRKSYLHVSDTVEGMLKIFKHFRESEKTVDFYNLGNDDWITVREIAEIVSEEMGLRPRFRFTGGVDGGRGWKGDVKFMRLSIEKAKKTGWKPELDSYGAVRRTVKELLRTI; this comes from the coding sequence ATGAAGGCCCTCGTTACAGGCGGTGCTGGGTTTATTGGCTCTCACTTGGTTGATGCCCTGATGGAATCAGGAAACGAAGTCAGGGTTCTCGATGACCTGAGCGCCGGCAGTTTGGACAACATAAAGCGCTGGTTGAACCATGAACGTTTCGAATTCATAAAGGGGGATATGAGAGACCCGGGGGTCGTTAAAAGGGCCGTCGAGGGTGTTGATGTCGTTTTCCACCTTGCGGCCAACCCGGAGGTAAGGATCGGCTCCCAGAGCCCGGAGCTTCTCTACGAGACGAACGTCCTCATAACCTACAACCTCCTCAACGCGGTGAGGGACTCAAGCGCCGAATACCTCGTCTTCACGAGCTCGTCCACCGTCTACGGCGATGCGGAGGTCATCCCCACGCCGGAGGACTACGCGCCGCTGGAGCCGATAAGCGTCTACGGCGGGGCGAAGCTTGCCGCAGAGGCCCTGATCAGCGGCTACGCCCACACCTTCGGCTTCAAGGCCCTGATATTCCGCCTGGCCAACATCATAGGCGAGCGCTCCAACCACGGGGTGATCTACGACTTCATAAACAAGCTGAGGAGGAACCCGGAGGAGCTTGAGATACTCGGCGACGGGACGCAGAGGAAGAGCTACCTCCACGTGAGCGACACCGTTGAGGGCATGCTCAAAATTTTCAAACACTTCAGGGAAAGCGAGAAAACCGTTGACTTCTACAACCTCGGCAACGACGACTGGATAACGGTGAGGGAGATAGCGGAGATAGTCAGCGAGGAGATGGGGCTCAGGCCAAGGTTCAGGTTCACCGGCGGCGTCGACGGCGGAAGGGGCTGGAAGGGCGACGTGAAGTTCATGCGCCTAAGCATAGAGAAGGCGAAGAAAACAGGCTGGAAACCGGAGCTGGACAGCTATGGGGCCGTGAGGAGGACAGTTAAAGAGCTCCTCCGGACAATCTAA
- a CDS encoding DUF1616 domain-containing protein, with the protein MNPHQRLKTHWDLITITALSLILDILIVYAPDSLLRKILGLAFILFFPGYTFITALFPNRKELDNLERLALSFGLSIAIVPLIGLGLNYTPWGIRLTPILVSLTLFNITLAAAAIYRREKAFDPWVPWITLERIKKELEWDESSRLDKALTIILIVAILTSIGTLAYVITHPKPGEAFTEFYILGPEGKAADYPTELKAGQDGTVIIGIVNHEHRNVTYYVQIWLVNLTWDNTTNTTTIHKMYPMPGWFNVTLPNVPVNIEGNWTPQFETNYTFSIEEPGKWQVWFLLFKDTQPELPPAPSDGNYAETDAKNLILEAINGTVQSLKLNVNVRP; encoded by the coding sequence ATGAACCCCCACCAGCGGCTCAAGACCCACTGGGATCTAATAACCATAACCGCCCTCTCACTGATACTCGATATCCTCATAGTCTACGCCCCCGACAGCCTGCTCAGAAAAATCCTCGGCCTAGCCTTCATACTCTTCTTCCCGGGCTACACTTTCATAACCGCCCTCTTCCCCAACAGAAAAGAACTCGACAACCTCGAAAGGCTGGCCCTGAGCTTCGGCCTCAGCATAGCCATAGTGCCCCTCATAGGGCTCGGCCTCAACTACACCCCCTGGGGGATACGCCTCACACCCATCCTCGTCAGTCTGACCCTCTTCAACATCACCTTAGCCGCAGCGGCCATCTACCGCAGGGAAAAGGCCTTCGACCCCTGGGTTCCGTGGATAACCCTCGAAAGGATCAAAAAAGAACTCGAATGGGACGAGTCAAGCAGACTCGACAAAGCCCTTACAATCATCCTGATAGTCGCGATCCTCACATCTATAGGAACCCTCGCTTACGTGATAACCCACCCAAAACCCGGCGAGGCCTTCACCGAGTTCTACATACTCGGCCCCGAAGGAAAGGCCGCGGACTACCCAACAGAACTCAAAGCCGGACAGGACGGTACAGTGATCATAGGCATAGTGAACCACGAACACAGAAACGTGACCTACTACGTCCAGATATGGCTGGTCAACCTGACCTGGGACAACACCACAAACACAACTACAATCCACAAGATGTACCCCATGCCCGGCTGGTTCAACGTGACGCTGCCGAACGTCCCCGTGAACATAGAAGGCAACTGGACGCCGCAGTTCGAGACCAACTACACCTTCAGCATAGAGGAACCCGGCAAATGGCAGGTGTGGTTCCTCCTCTTCAAAGACACCCAGCCAGAACTTCCCCCGGCTCCATCTGACGGGAACTACGCAGAAACGGACGCTAAAAACCTCATCCTAGAGGCAATAAACGGCACAGTACAGAGCCTCAAGCTCAACGTGAACGTCAGACCATGA